The nucleotide sequence GTACCGGAAGGCGACGGCGCGCCGGCGCCGGACCTCGGGCGGGGTCTCGCGGGCGTCGGCGGGCTGGCGGCGGCGGTAGTACAGCTTGCGCGGGCAGTAGGCGGCCGTCGCCACGTCGCGGAAGGCGTGCATGGGCGGTCTGGTCCCGGCTTCGGATTTAAAAATCGAGGTCGAGTTCGGGGTCGATGTCCTCGGCGGCCTCCCGGAGGCCGTCGGCGCGGGCGTCGCCGACGACCCGCCCTTCCAGGTCGGCGTCGGTCAGCCGCTCCTCGAAGGCAGTCCGGAACCGCTCGCTGGTCCGGCGGACTCGCTCCTGGGCCCGGGCGACCCGCTCGGCCCGCTCGAGGGCCCCGGGGTCGGCATCGACCTCCCGGCCCGCGGCGACCGCCGCCAGCAGTTCCGGGTCGGCGTCGTCCTCGCGCAGGAGGTGCAGGTCCGTCCGGGCGCGGAACACCGCCGCCTCCGGGACGTCCAGTTCGGCGGCGATGGCGGCGTCGTCGTCGCCGGCGTAGAACCGCTCGACGACCGTCGCGAGCGCCCCGTCGTCGAGGTCGGTGTCGAACCCGAGAGCGGCACGCATCCCGGCGACGACGCCGACGACCCCTTCCGCGTCCCCGTCTTCCAGCAGTGACCCGCGGTCGGCGCGTTGCTCCGTGGTGGCCGTCTCCGTTCCGGTGGCCTCGACGAACACCTCCCGGAGCCGCTCGGTCTCACCCGGTTCGCCCCGGTCTTCGGCCGCACTGCCCGCGCCGCCGGGCGGCTGGTCACCGGCGTCCTCGCGGTCGTCGGGGTCGTCCATCGGGCGTCCGTACGCGGCCGCGACACAAGTGCGTCTCGCCGCCCGACCGGGCGCCGGGGCCCGCCGCCGGCCCGGTCCGCCGTCGGCCACGGGGTGGCTCCCGGAGAGCGAACGGGGACCGAGACCGCCAGCCGCTACGGCTTTGCCGCCGTGGACGGATTTATGGGGGTCGTCTCCGACGGGCCGAGTGATGTCAGGGCAGCAGGGGCAGCAGGGGCAGCAAGTACAGCACGGGCATCCGGAGGGGCGCGACGTGAACGTCGACGCCCTGCTCCCGAACGAACAGGTGATAGTCGACGAGCGGCCGGCCTGGACCAACTGGACGCTACAGCTGTTTCTCGCGGGGCTTGTCATACTGCTTGGGCTCGCTTCGAGTGCCGGCGCCGAGGCGGGGACCCCCGCCGTACTCGGCATCTTCATCGGCCTGCTCATCGTCGGGTACGTCTGGTACAAGCGCCGCCGGATCCGGTATCTCGTCACCGACTACCGGATCCTCGTGGTGACCGGCATCACGACGCAGGCGACAAACGAGGCGTGGCTGGAGGACATCAAGGGGATGCAGACCGGCGCCTCCTTCTTCGAGCGGGTGCTCGGCCACGGCCACATTACCGTCTCCCACGACATCCTTCCGCGCAAGAGTGCGCTGCCGGGGCTGGGACTTCTGCTTCCGTTCGCCCAGCCACACACGGGGCTCGAACTGGGGGGCGTGAAGGACTACCAGAAGATCGCGAACCTCATCCGGAAACGGCAGGCGCAGCGGAAAGGGTGAGCTGCGCGACGTGAGGGAGGGCAGAAACGACCGGGTTCCGACGGGGTCAGAAGTCGATGCCGAAGTGGGTCCGGTCGAGCGCCAGTGCGGCGACACAGTACACCGAGGCCAACAGGAGAACCAGGCTCAGGAAGCTGAACTCGTTGGCGAGGGTGATGATCCACCAGACAACGGAGAGAACGGAGATGATCACTCCGCCGTACCAGCCCCACTCCTCGGCGTTCCAGATGCCGTAGCCGAGTGCGATGTCGATGCCACCCAGAACGAAGAAGATCAGCGCGCCAGCGAGACCCAGGCCGGCGAGGTCACCGGGCACTGCCGTGAGCGCGTCCGCCAGCGCGACGAACGCGATCCCGGCGAGGATCCCCAGGATGCCGTAGAAGATGAAAATGCCCGTGACGACCTTCGACTTCGCGGGCGCGGTCTGTGAGTACTGCTGTGCACCCGCGGCAGGCTGCGCCGCGCCGACACCGCCGCCGTCGGGCCGTCCCGCCGGCTGACCCTGTGGCTGCTGTTGGTGCCGGTGGCCCTGGTTGTTCGCGAACTGTGCCCCGCATTCCGGACACGCTGCGGCGCCCTGTGCTACCTGTGCCCCGCAGTTGTGACACTGTGCCATGCTACGGCGGGATGTTCTGCAGAACTTTACCTAAAAGTTGTTGTATACATACACACCGAAACCACACGAAGATTTATATATCGCTACGCGACTGCCGGCCGGCAAACGTCAGGGCTTTGAACCGCTCACCCCGAGAGTGAGTATGAACCTCACCGACCGTCCCCGTCGTCTGCGTTCGGACGGTGTCAGCCCGCTCGTTCGGGAGACGCGCCTCGACCCACAGGACCTCATCGCGCCCGTCTTCGTCGACGCCACCGCCGACCAGCGCCGGCCGATCGAGTCGATGCCCGGCCACGAGCGCGTCCCCGTCGACGAGGCGGTCGAGCGGGTCCGGGAGGTCCGCGAGACCGGCGTCGGCGCGGTGCTGGTCTTCGGTGTCCCCGACTCCAAGGACGGGCGGGGCTCGCGGGCGTGGGCCGAGGACGGCGTCGTCCAGCGGGCGGTCCGCGCCGTGAAAGCCGAGACCGACGCCTACGTCATCACGGACGTCTGCCTCTGTGAGTACACCAGCCACGGCCACTGCGGCGTGCTGGAGGAGGGGGCCCGCGATGACCCCCACATGACCGTCGCCAACGACGACACCCTCGAGCTGATCGCGCGCACTGCCCGCTCGCACGCCGACGCGGGCGCGGACATGGTCGCGCCCTCGGGGATGATGGACGGGATGGTCGCCGCCATCCGCGAGGAACTGGACGGGGCCGGCCACGAGTCCGTCCCCGTCATGAGCTACGCCGCCAAGTACGAGTCCGCGTTCTACGGCCCCTTCCGGGACGCCGCCGACGGCGCGCCCGCGTTCGGCGACCGCCGGCACTACCAGATGGACCCCGCCAACGCCCGCGAGGCCAGCCGGGAAGTGGCGCTCGACGCCGAACAGGGGGCGGACGTGCTGATGGTCAAGCCCGCCCTCCCGTACCTGGACGTCGTCCGGCAGGTCCGCGAGAAGTTCGACCACCCCGTGGCCGCTTATAATGTCTCCGGGGAGTACGCGATGCTCCAGGCCGCCGCCGAGAAGGGGTGGCTCGACCTCGAAGCGGTGGCTCACGAGTCGCTTCTGTCGATCAAGCGGGCCGGCGCGGACCTCATCGTGACCTACTTCGCCGAGGAGATCGCCCGCGAACTGTAGCCGGTGTCGGGCGGGCGGCCGTGACGTGACTCAGCCGTCCTCGTTCGGGCGGTCGGCCTCGGGTTCGGCCGGCCGGAGCCACAGCCGGACCCGCGTCCAGCCGTCGCCCCGCTCGTAGCCGAGGTGACCGCCACAGGCCTCGGCGACCCACCGGGCGAGCCACAGCCCGACTCCCGTGTTGTGCCGGAGCTGGGTGATGTCGCGGTCCTCGAAGACCGGAGCCCGGACCGGCCGGGGGATCCCGGGGCCGTCGTCTGCGACTTCGACGGCCACGCGGTTCCACCCCTCCCGCACCGAGACCTCGATGGTCGGCTCCTCGCCGCCGTGGACCGCACCGTTCTCTACCAGCGCCGCGAGCGCGTCCCGGAGCCACGGGACCCCCTGTGCGGAGAGGCTGTCGGGAAGCGACGCCACCACCGTCGCGTCGTGGGTCGCGTCCGCAGCCGCAACCACCGACCGGGCCAGCGCCGCGACGTCGGTGGGCTCCGGCTCGTGGTCGTCCATGAGCACCCGCTCGACAGTCCGGGTCTCCTCCCCGGAACTCAGCAGCTGCCTGGCGTGGGTCGCGATGGTCTCGCCCAGCTCCGCGACCACCGGGGTCCCGGCCCGCTCGGTGACCTGGTCGGCGGCCGCGAGCACGACCTGGA is from Salinirussus salinus and encodes:
- a CDS encoding conditioned medium-induced protein 4 → MDDPDDREDAGDQPPGGAGSAAEDRGEPGETERLREVFVEATGTETATTEQRADRGSLLEDGDAEGVVGVVAGMRAALGFDTDLDDGALATVVERFYAGDDDAAIAAELDVPEAAVFRARTDLHLLREDDADPELLAAVAAGREVDADPGALERAERVARAQERVRRTSERFRTAFEERLTDADLEGRVVGDARADGLREAAEDIDPELDLDF
- a CDS encoding ATP-binding protein, with translation MSGPETTAEERFGHLFDLIGDPVVEIELVDQVPVVRAVNPAFEEVFGYDREAVLGESLNDFIVPGDASGESERFDRRTARGKHNTGIVTRETATGPRDFLYRGVPYDRDGGQYGFAIYTDITDQRRYERHMQVIHRLLRHDLRNDLQVVLAAADQVTERAGTPVVAELGETIATHARQLLSSGEETRTVERVLMDDHEPEPTDVAALARSVVAAADATHDATVVASLPDSLSAQGVPWLRDALAALVENGAVHGGEEPTIEVSVREGWNRVAVEVADDGPGIPRPVRAPVFEDRDITQLRHNTGVGLWLARWVAEACGGHLGYERGDGWTRVRLWLRPAEPEADRPNEDG
- the hemB gene encoding porphobilinogen synthase, producing the protein MNLTDRPRRLRSDGVSPLVRETRLDPQDLIAPVFVDATADQRRPIESMPGHERVPVDEAVERVREVRETGVGAVLVFGVPDSKDGRGSRAWAEDGVVQRAVRAVKAETDAYVITDVCLCEYTSHGHCGVLEEGARDDPHMTVANDDTLELIARTARSHADAGADMVAPSGMMDGMVAAIREELDGAGHESVPVMSYAAKYESAFYGPFRDAADGAPAFGDRRHYQMDPANAREASREVALDAEQGADVLMVKPALPYLDVVRQVREKFDHPVAAYNVSGEYAMLQAAAEKGWLDLEAVAHESLLSIKRAGADLIVTYFAEEIAREL
- a CDS encoding zinc-ribbon domain-containing protein; its protein translation is MAQCHNCGAQVAQGAAACPECGAQFANNQGHRHQQQPQGQPAGRPDGGGVGAAQPAAGAQQYSQTAPAKSKVVTGIFIFYGILGILAGIAFVALADALTAVPGDLAGLGLAGALIFFVLGGIDIALGYGIWNAEEWGWYGGVIISVLSVVWWIITLANEFSFLSLVLLLASVYCVAALALDRTHFGIDF
- a CDS encoding PH domain-containing protein; translation: MSGQQGQQGQQVQHGHPEGRDVNVDALLPNEQVIVDERPAWTNWTLQLFLAGLVILLGLASSAGAEAGTPAVLGIFIGLLIVGYVWYKRRRIRYLVTDYRILVVTGITTQATNEAWLEDIKGMQTGASFFERVLGHGHITVSHDILPRKSALPGLGLLLPFAQPHTGLELGGVKDYQKIANLIRKRQAQRKG